A part of Bufo bufo chromosome 7, aBufBuf1.1, whole genome shotgun sequence genomic DNA contains:
- the LOC121007871 gene encoding uncharacterized protein LOC121007871, whose translation MCLQLFGLGGDGKSSLINSCLCVVHNLPFSNEAGAGTSSDSFTTARNEYKLTDTVYITDNRGLNKQTKDERLELSAQLRNLRSPSKVDWNFELERTVNQLEERYNYSTDFIVPVWVYSFDRPLSKDAANEFSLLLRDAFEITGIFPVVVLTKSKGKYTAGVLKEMENLGCQHMQVLNNYTTANSTRSAETDSEVLRFLHMCLQEADRGIQKKKNLTMQWEFLKQAADQIKAEMKRQKELEELQAAIKQKELSRLMLKK comes from the exons ATGTGTCTGCAACTCTTTGGCCTAGGGGGCGATGGAAAATCCTCACTAATTAACTCTTGCCTGTGTGTGGTCCACAACTTGCCGTTCAGCaatgaagctggtgcaggaacatCCTCGGACTCCTTTACCACAGCGAGAAATGAGTACAAACTGACAGACACGGTCTACATCACCGACAACCGCGGACTAAATAAGCAGACGAAAGACGAGAGATTGGAGCTTTCAGCACAGTTAC GTAATTTGCGGTCCCCATCCAAAGTGGATTGGAACTTTGAACTGGAAAGAACAGTAAATCAACTTGAAGAGAGATACAATTATTCTACGGATTTCATAGTGCCAGTATGGGTATACAG TTTTGACCGGCCATTGAGTAAAGATGCAGCAAATGAATTTAGCCTTTTACTAAGAGATGCCTTTGAAATAACTG GAATTTTTCCTGTTGTGGTTCTCACAAAATCTAAAGGAAAATACACAGCCGGAGTACTGAAAGAAATGGAAAACCTGGGCTGCCAACACATGCAGGTTCTCAATAATTACACTACAGCCAACTCTACTCGAAGCGCGGAGACCGACTCCGAAGTCCTGAGGTTCCTGCACATGTGTCTGCAGGAGGCCGACCGAGGGATTCAGAAGAAGAAAAACCTAACGATGCAGTGGGAGTTCTTAAAGCAGGCGGCCGATCAGATCAAAGCCGAGATGAAGAGACAGAAAGAGCTGGAGGAGTTACAAGCCGCCATTAAACAGAAAGAGCTGAGTCGTTTAATGCTCaagaaataa